A single window of Oxyura jamaicensis isolate SHBP4307 breed ruddy duck unplaced genomic scaffold, BPBGC_Ojam_1.0 oxyUn_random_OJ69977, whole genome shotgun sequence DNA harbors:
- the LOC118159377 gene encoding intercellular adhesion molecule 5-like gives VPEEVVLEPVPPMAPGKNYTVTCRVVSAAVIYNLTVTLWRGGEALATATFPQATSVAVPNGIAARQQDHGHNLTCQATGPRFTLTSAPVTMEVV, from the coding sequence aggtggtgctggagcCGGTGCCGCCGATGGCACCGGGCAAGAACTACACCGTGACGTGCCGGGTGGTGAGCGCGGCTGTCATCTACAACCTGACGGTGACGCTGTGGCGTGGCGGCGAGGCGCTGGCCACGGCCACCTTCCCCCAAGCCACCAGCGTGGCCGTGCCCAACGGCATCGCCGCCCGCCAGCAGGACCACGGGCACAACCTCACCTGCCAGGCCACCGGGCCCCGCTTCACCCTCACCTCCGCCCCGGTGACGATGGAGGTGGTG